The following are encoded in a window of Roseimicrobium gellanilyticum genomic DNA:
- the recA gene encoding recombinase RecA, which yields MARAPKEAPSSESSAQNKIAEARARNLDQAIQQIQKDYGEGAILRMDESSKVDITVIPTGNLLIDQALGVGGFPRGRIVEVYGPESSGKTTLTLTVIAQAQKAGGLAAFIDVEHALDPSYARKLGVKMEELLVSQPSSGEEALRICETLVRSNALDVIVIDSVAALVTRQELEGEIGDATVGAQARLMSAALRKLTAIISKARTCCVFTNQIREKVGIMFGNPETTPGGKALKFYASVRVDIRRIGAIKTSDGTVSGNRTKVKIVKNKLAPPYTEAEFDLMYNEGISGVGSLLDLALEFDILQKRGSWISYKGTQLAQGRDACKEALKGDATLYAEVEVAVKEKLAEKNGTSTGRSSGGSGSSSEGDSAGE from the coding sequence ATGGCCCGCGCACCCAAAGAAGCACCCTCCTCTGAATCCTCCGCCCAGAACAAGATTGCGGAGGCGCGAGCCCGGAACCTCGACCAGGCGATCCAGCAGATCCAGAAGGATTATGGCGAAGGCGCCATTCTCCGCATGGATGAGAGCTCCAAGGTCGACATCACGGTGATCCCCACGGGGAACCTCCTCATCGACCAGGCCCTCGGTGTGGGTGGCTTCCCCCGCGGCCGCATTGTGGAAGTGTACGGCCCGGAGTCTTCCGGTAAGACGACCCTGACATTGACGGTCATCGCCCAAGCTCAGAAGGCTGGCGGTCTGGCGGCCTTCATCGACGTGGAACACGCCCTCGACCCCAGCTATGCCCGCAAGCTCGGCGTGAAGATGGAAGAACTCCTCGTCTCCCAGCCCAGCAGTGGTGAAGAAGCCCTGCGCATCTGCGAAACGCTCGTCCGCTCGAATGCCCTGGATGTCATCGTCATCGACTCCGTGGCCGCCCTCGTGACGCGCCAGGAACTGGAAGGTGAAATCGGTGATGCCACCGTGGGCGCACAGGCCCGCCTCATGAGCGCTGCACTGAGGAAGCTCACTGCCATCATCAGCAAGGCGCGCACCTGCTGCGTCTTCACGAACCAGATTCGTGAGAAGGTGGGCATCATGTTCGGCAACCCCGAAACGACGCCGGGCGGCAAGGCCCTGAAGTTCTACGCCAGCGTGCGTGTGGACATCCGCCGCATCGGCGCCATCAAGACCTCGGACGGTACCGTGAGCGGCAACCGCACCAAGGTGAAGATCGTGAAGAACAAGCTGGCCCCGCCCTACACGGAGGCTGAATTCGACCTGATGTACAACGAAGGCATCAGCGGTGTCGGTTCGCTGCTGGATCTGGCGCTCGAGTTCGACATCCTGCAGAAACGTGGCTCCTGGATCAGCTACAAGGGCACGCAACTCGCCCAAGGCCGCGATGCCTGCAAGGAAGCCCTGAAGGGTGACGCCACCCTCTATGCGGAAGTCGAGGTCGCCGTGAAGGAGAAGCTCGCGGAGAAAAACGGCACCAGCACCGGCCGCAGCAGTGGCGGCAGCGGCAGCAGCAGTGAAGGTGATTCCGCTGGTGAGTAG
- a CDS encoding polysaccharide deacetylase family protein → MKTFLLLLCVAVSLSVAHAQTAPPRLIVRADDMGYSHAGNEAILKTYKEGIATSVEIIVPSPWFPEAVAMLTQRPEVDVGIHLCLSSEWDNVKWRPLTECPSLRDADGFFFPMIFPNKNYPGRSLAENKWKLEEIEKEFRAQIELALKKIPRISHVTHHMGCSELNSEVSAMAQRLASEYKLALGPGSLGMKRVSYQGPKGTSEEKIASFIKMLEGLEAGKTHLFVDHPGLDVPEVRAIHHIGYENVAVDRQGVTDTFTSPKVREVIKARGIQLISYGDLKR, encoded by the coding sequence ATGAAAACGTTCCTTCTGCTCCTTTGTGTGGCGGTGAGCTTGAGTGTGGCTCATGCTCAAACTGCACCGCCGCGTCTGATTGTCCGTGCGGATGACATGGGGTATTCGCATGCGGGCAATGAGGCCATCCTGAAGACGTACAAAGAGGGCATTGCGACCTCGGTGGAAATCATCGTGCCGTCACCCTGGTTTCCCGAGGCGGTGGCGATGCTCACGCAGCGTCCCGAGGTGGATGTGGGCATTCATCTTTGCCTGAGCAGCGAGTGGGACAACGTGAAGTGGCGGCCTCTCACCGAGTGCCCCAGCCTGCGTGATGCGGATGGTTTTTTCTTCCCCATGATCTTCCCAAACAAGAACTATCCGGGACGATCGCTCGCGGAGAACAAGTGGAAGCTCGAAGAGATTGAAAAGGAGTTTCGCGCCCAGATTGAACTGGCGCTGAAAAAGATTCCGCGCATCAGCCATGTGACGCATCACATGGGATGTTCGGAACTCAACAGCGAGGTCTCAGCCATGGCCCAGCGACTGGCGAGCGAGTACAAGCTTGCTCTTGGACCTGGAAGCCTGGGAATGAAACGAGTCAGCTATCAGGGGCCGAAAGGGACCTCTGAAGAGAAGATCGCCAGCTTCATCAAGATGCTCGAAGGCCTGGAGGCAGGGAAGACCCACCTCTTTGTGGATCACCCCGGTCTGGATGTGCCTGAGGTGCGGGCGATTCATCACATCGGCTATGAGAACGTGGCCGTGGACCGGCAGGGGGTGACCGATACCTTCACCAGTCCGAAGGTGCGTGAAGTGATCAAGGCGAGGGGTATCCAGTTGATCAGCTACGGTGATTTGAAGCGGTAG
- a CDS encoding SDR family NAD(P)-dependent oxidoreductase, with the protein MNTPSFSLANRVAFVSGTSRGLGERFALTLAQAGADLVLTSRTLKSLDDIKKRIEDMGRKVLPLELDVRSLDSIVNAVQEAKACFSKLDILVCNAGCNVRKPAVDVTWDDWNLILDTNLRGSFFLAQQAAKELMIPAQYGRVILIGSVTCVAGYAGLAPYGASRGGVKQMAMALADDWGVHGITVNVLAPGWFKTAQNAVMYQDAEWVEYLSDRIPLKRPGSMDDLEGPLVFLASEESRYVTAQTLLVDGGISGGATRALPKKK; encoded by the coding sequence ATGAACACTCCTTCCTTCTCCCTCGCGAATCGTGTCGCCTTTGTTTCCGGAACTTCGCGTGGCTTGGGAGAGCGATTCGCCCTCACGCTGGCGCAGGCTGGTGCGGATCTGGTTTTGACGAGCCGCACGCTGAAGTCGCTGGATGACATCAAGAAGCGCATCGAGGACATGGGCCGCAAGGTACTGCCGCTGGAGCTGGATGTGCGTTCGCTGGACAGCATCGTAAACGCGGTGCAGGAGGCGAAGGCCTGCTTCAGCAAGCTGGACATCCTGGTGTGCAATGCCGGCTGCAATGTGCGCAAGCCCGCTGTGGACGTGACCTGGGATGACTGGAATCTGATTCTCGACACCAACCTGCGCGGGTCCTTCTTCCTCGCCCAACAAGCCGCGAAGGAACTCATGATCCCCGCCCAATACGGCCGCGTGATCCTCATCGGCTCAGTGACCTGTGTGGCAGGCTATGCTGGACTCGCTCCTTACGGCGCGAGCCGTGGTGGTGTGAAACAGATGGCCATGGCCCTCGCTGACGATTGGGGCGTCCACGGCATCACTGTGAATGTCCTGGCCCCCGGCTGGTTCAAGACTGCCCAGAATGCGGTGATGTATCAGGATGCCGAGTGGGTGGAGTATCTCAGCGACCGCATCCCGCTGAAGCGCCCCGGCTCCATGGATGACCTCGAAGGACCGCTCGTTTTCCTGGCCAGTGAAGAAAGCCGCTACGTGACCGCCCAGACCCTGCTGGTGGATGGCGGCATCAGCGGCGGTGCCACCCGTGCCCTGCCGAAGAAGAAGTAA
- the purB gene encoding adenylosuccinate lyase gives MPEDVISNVLAERYATAPMRAIWSGEGKVRLERELWIAVMKAQKDLGISIPDGVIESYERVKNQVNLESIMQRERVTRHDVKARIEEFCDLAGHEHIHKGMTSRDLTENVEQLQVFRALQVIRNKAVAALTKFAARASETRDIPFTARTHNVAAQVTTVGKRIAMFGEEMLGGLQQLENVIATYPARGLKGAVGTRLDQISLFGGDAAQARALDAKIVAHLGLPGSLDAVGQVYPRSLDFRVISALCDLASGPGDFARTLRLMAGHELASEGFAKGQVGSSAMPHKMNSRSCERINGLHVVLKGYLAMAAGLAGDQWNEGDVSCSVVRRVMLPDAFLAMDGLLETLLTVLNQMEVFEAVVAQELQRYLPFLLTTTVLMEAVKTGAGREEAHEAIKEHAVAVAKDLRTGKVSTNNLFDRLAADERLGLSTDQFDAVFEKGRANSGDAAAQVNHFAEKVATLAGKHPTAAAYEPGSIL, from the coding sequence ATGCCTGAAGACGTCATCTCCAATGTCCTTGCCGAACGCTACGCCACCGCCCCCATGAGGGCCATCTGGTCCGGCGAGGGCAAAGTCCGGCTGGAACGCGAACTCTGGATCGCCGTGATGAAGGCGCAGAAGGATCTGGGCATCAGCATCCCGGATGGCGTCATCGAGAGCTACGAGCGCGTGAAGAACCAGGTGAATCTGGAAAGCATCATGCAGCGCGAGCGCGTCACGCGCCATGATGTGAAGGCCCGCATCGAGGAATTCTGCGACCTCGCCGGGCATGAGCACATCCACAAGGGCATGACCAGCCGTGACCTCACGGAGAATGTGGAGCAGCTTCAGGTCTTCCGCGCTCTACAAGTCATCCGGAACAAGGCTGTGGCCGCACTCACGAAGTTTGCGGCCCGCGCCAGCGAGACCCGCGACATCCCTTTCACCGCCCGCACGCACAATGTGGCCGCGCAGGTCACCACCGTGGGCAAGCGCATCGCCATGTTCGGCGAGGAAATGCTGGGTGGCTTGCAGCAGCTTGAGAACGTCATCGCCACCTACCCCGCGCGCGGCCTGAAGGGCGCCGTGGGCACCCGGCTCGACCAGATCAGCCTTTTCGGAGGAGACGCCGCGCAGGCCCGTGCCTTGGATGCGAAGATCGTGGCCCACCTTGGACTGCCCGGCTCGCTGGATGCCGTGGGCCAGGTGTACCCCCGCAGCCTCGACTTCCGCGTCATCAGCGCGCTGTGTGATCTGGCCAGCGGTCCGGGAGATTTCGCCCGTACCCTCCGCCTCATGGCGGGCCACGAGCTGGCCAGCGAAGGTTTCGCCAAGGGCCAGGTCGGCTCCTCCGCGATGCCGCACAAGATGAACAGCCGCTCCTGCGAGCGCATCAACGGCTTGCACGTGGTGCTGAAGGGTTACCTCGCCATGGCCGCCGGACTCGCCGGAGACCAGTGGAATGAAGGCGACGTCTCCTGCTCTGTGGTGCGTCGCGTGATGCTGCCGGATGCTTTCCTGGCGATGGATGGCCTTCTCGAAACGCTGCTCACCGTGCTGAACCAGATGGAGGTCTTCGAGGCTGTGGTGGCCCAGGAGCTTCAGCGTTACCTCCCCTTCCTGCTCACCACCACGGTTCTCATGGAAGCCGTGAAGACTGGCGCTGGCCGCGAGGAAGCTCACGAGGCCATCAAGGAACATGCCGTGGCGGTGGCCAAGGACCTGCGCACTGGCAAAGTGAGCACAAACAACCTCTTCGATCGCCTCGCCGCAGACGAGCGTCTGGGACTCTCCACGGACCAGTTCGACGCCGTCTTCGAAAAGGGACGCGCGAACTCCGGGGATGCCGCCGCGCAGGTGAATCACTTTGCGGAGAAGGTCGCTACCCTGGCTGGAAAGCACCCCACTGCCGCCGCCTACGAGCCCGGGTCCATCCTTTGA
- a CDS encoding TlyA family RNA methyltransferase, with translation MKQRLDHLLVARGLCESREKGKRLILAGDVLVNDEPITKAGHLVPEDAEIRIKAQPKYVSRGGFKMEGALEHFGIDVTGKTCLDVGASTGGFTDCLLQRGAVKVHAFDVGTNQLVWKLRNDPRVVSRENYNVRHLNKEDVPDPVDLIVADVSFISLTLVLPPAFQTLKSGGQAVVLIKPQFELSKEEIGKGGIVREKALHEKACKKIEDFARSQSGWEWRGLMESPIQGTDGNREFLAWIGYNA, from the coding sequence ATGAAGCAGCGGCTCGACCACCTGCTCGTGGCACGTGGTCTCTGTGAATCACGGGAAAAAGGCAAGCGCCTCATCCTTGCCGGTGATGTGCTGGTAAACGACGAGCCCATCACCAAAGCAGGCCATCTGGTGCCTGAAGATGCTGAGATCCGCATCAAGGCCCAGCCCAAGTATGTGAGCCGCGGAGGCTTCAAGATGGAAGGCGCTCTGGAGCACTTCGGCATCGACGTCACTGGCAAGACCTGCCTCGATGTAGGAGCCTCCACTGGCGGCTTCACCGATTGCCTGCTGCAGCGCGGCGCAGTGAAGGTCCATGCCTTTGATGTGGGCACGAACCAGCTCGTGTGGAAGCTGCGCAACGATCCGCGCGTAGTCTCTCGTGAAAACTACAACGTGCGCCATCTGAACAAGGAGGATGTGCCAGATCCCGTGGATCTCATCGTGGCGGATGTCTCCTTCATCTCGCTCACCCTGGTGCTGCCGCCCGCCTTCCAAACGCTGAAGTCCGGTGGGCAGGCGGTGGTGCTCATCAAACCCCAGTTCGAGTTGAGCAAGGAGGAAATCGGCAAGGGTGGCATCGTGCGCGAGAAGGCGCTGCATGAGAAGGCCTGCAAAAAGATCGAGGACTTCGCCCGCTCCCAATCTGGATGGGAATGGCGCGGGCTCATGGAGTCCCCCATCCAAGGAACCGACGGCAACCGCGAGTTCCTCGCGTGGATTGGCTACAACGCCTGA
- a CDS encoding BPL-N domain-containing protein, translating into MKALLVLVTFVAFMASVSAEEGKAPIRVALYDDAGSTGKGVPRVTELLGKDTSFKLTVLKGADIASGALKDHDVVIFTGGSGSKQAAGLGEAGKVEVRKFVENGGGYVGICAGAYLACSGFDWSLGVLDAMTVSNKWKRGIGDVKIQVHDIAPAVTGITTGEQSVRYANGPIIKPAGRDDIPDYETLASFRTELAENNSPKGIMVDSPAWARGIFGKGRVIVSSPHPEQTPGMDAFVASAVKWAAGK; encoded by the coding sequence ATGAAGGCCCTCCTCGTTCTCGTCACCTTCGTGGCTTTCATGGCGTCCGTTTCTGCTGAGGAAGGTAAAGCGCCCATCCGCGTCGCCCTCTACGATGATGCCGGCTCCACTGGCAAGGGCGTGCCGCGTGTGACCGAACTCCTCGGGAAGGACACGTCATTCAAACTCACCGTCCTAAAGGGCGCCGACATTGCCTCAGGAGCGCTCAAAGACCACGACGTGGTCATTTTCACCGGGGGCAGCGGCAGCAAGCAGGCTGCGGGTCTCGGCGAAGCAGGCAAGGTCGAAGTCCGGAAGTTCGTAGAGAATGGAGGAGGCTATGTAGGCATCTGCGCAGGAGCCTATCTCGCGTGCTCGGGCTTCGACTGGAGCCTCGGCGTCCTCGATGCCATGACCGTTTCCAACAAATGGAAGCGCGGCATCGGCGACGTGAAGATCCAGGTGCATGACATCGCACCGGCGGTGACCGGCATTACCACTGGAGAACAATCGGTGCGCTATGCAAATGGTCCCATCATCAAGCCCGCGGGCCGTGATGACATTCCCGACTACGAAACGCTCGCCTCCTTCCGCACTGAACTCGCGGAAAACAACTCGCCAAAGGGCATTATGGTCGACAGTCCCGCGTGGGCACGTGGCATTTTTGGCAAGGGACGTGTGATCGTTTCCAGCCCGCATCCGGAGCAAACGCCGGGCATGGATGCCTTCGTGGCAAGTGCGGTGAAGTGGGCCGCAGGCAAGTGA
- a CDS encoding class I SAM-dependent methyltransferase, with translation MSIDILAYNREAWNRRVAQGDEWTIPVSPEAIAKARQGDWSIVLTPLKPVPADWFPPFGGKKVLGLAAGGGQQGPTLSAAGGDVTVFDNSPSQLAQDDLVAKREGLTLRTVQGDMADLSVFENETFDLIVHPCSNCFVPDIKPVWREAYRVLKKGGVMLSGFCNPITWILDPELEAKGVLQIKYRTPYSDLELTEEERKRYTDAGEPLGFGHTLEDQIGGQIAAGFSITGFYEDAWAPEKHPLSAKMSCYAATRALKL, from the coding sequence ATGTCGATCGACATTCTTGCCTACAATCGTGAAGCCTGGAATCGGCGTGTGGCCCAAGGCGACGAATGGACGATTCCTGTCTCCCCAGAAGCGATTGCCAAGGCACGTCAGGGCGACTGGAGCATTGTGCTAACGCCACTCAAGCCCGTACCAGCCGACTGGTTCCCACCTTTCGGAGGGAAGAAGGTGCTCGGTCTCGCCGCTGGTGGCGGGCAGCAGGGTCCTACTCTGTCTGCGGCTGGCGGTGACGTGACCGTCTTCGACAACTCACCCTCCCAGCTTGCCCAGGATGATCTGGTGGCGAAACGCGAAGGGCTCACCCTCCGCACCGTGCAGGGCGACATGGCGGACCTTTCGGTCTTCGAGAACGAAACCTTCGACCTCATTGTCCATCCCTGCTCGAACTGCTTTGTGCCAGACATCAAGCCCGTGTGGCGTGAAGCCTATCGCGTGTTGAAGAAGGGCGGCGTGATGCTTTCCGGCTTCTGCAACCCCATCACCTGGATACTTGATCCGGAGCTGGAAGCCAAAGGCGTGCTCCAGATCAAGTACCGCACGCCGTACTCCGACCTGGAACTCACCGAAGAGGAGCGCAAACGCTACACGGATGCGGGTGAGCCGTTGGGATTCGGACACACATTGGAGGACCAAATCGGCGGCCAGATCGCCGCCGGATTCTCGATCACCGGCTTCTATGAAGATGCCTGGGCGCCAGAGAAACACCCCCTATCCGCGAAGATGTCCTGCTACGCGGCAACCCGGGCACTGAAGCTCTGA
- a CDS encoding IlvD/Edd family dehydratase, with the protein MAHPTPHGLRSELWLNNPDNPGMTALYVERLVNYGITRKELQSGRPVIGISQTGGDIAPCNRIHLETVERAKAGVRDAGGIPFVFPVHPIQETVRRPTAALDRNLSYLGMVEVIHGNPFDGVIFTTGCDKTTPAALMTAATVNLPSIILSGGPMLDGWHKGNLAGSGTIVWESRKLYAAGKIDYEEFMDRSCASVPSAGHCNTMGTALSMNSLAEALGMSLPGCASIPAPYRERGQIAYETGLRIVQMVREDLTPQKVLTREAFENAIVVNSAIGGSTNCPPHLVAIARHMGVELDTTDWQKVGYDVPLLVNCMPAGKWLGEAFHRAGGVPAVLGELIRAGRIHEGAITVNGKSIGENCSKVEVVNTDVIRPYATPLREKAGFLVLSGNLFDCALIKTSVIGEDFRRRYLSKPGSENRFEGRAIVFEGTEDYHERINDPALDIDENCFLVVRGSGSIGYPGAPEVVNMTPPDYLVKRGITELPCVGDGRQSGTSASPSVLNASPESAIGGGLALLQTGDRMVIDLNTCRCDALVPEEEWNARRAAWKPPVLENQTPWQEIHRKCSGQLSTGMCLDFATCYRNVGAAVPRDNH; encoded by the coding sequence ATGGCTCACCCCACCCCTCACGGTCTTCGCAGCGAACTCTGGCTCAACAATCCGGACAACCCCGGCATGACCGCGCTCTACGTGGAGCGGCTGGTGAACTATGGCATCACGCGCAAGGAACTGCAGAGTGGCCGCCCGGTGATTGGCATCTCGCAGACCGGCGGCGACATCGCACCATGCAATCGCATCCACCTTGAAACGGTGGAACGTGCCAAGGCTGGCGTGCGCGACGCGGGCGGCATTCCCTTTGTGTTCCCCGTGCATCCCATTCAGGAGACGGTACGCCGTCCCACGGCGGCTCTGGATCGCAATCTCTCCTACCTGGGCATGGTGGAGGTGATTCACGGCAATCCTTTTGATGGCGTCATCTTCACCACGGGTTGTGACAAAACCACGCCCGCAGCGCTGATGACGGCTGCCACGGTGAATCTTCCCAGCATCATCCTCAGTGGCGGCCCCATGCTCGATGGCTGGCACAAGGGCAACCTCGCGGGTAGCGGCACCATTGTGTGGGAGTCGAGGAAACTCTACGCCGCCGGGAAGATCGACTACGAAGAGTTCATGGATCGCTCCTGTGCCAGTGTGCCCAGCGCAGGCCACTGCAACACGATGGGTACTGCGCTCTCCATGAACAGCCTCGCCGAGGCGCTCGGGATGAGCCTGCCCGGATGCGCGAGCATTCCTGCGCCCTATCGCGAGCGTGGTCAGATCGCTTATGAAACCGGCCTCCGGATTGTGCAGATGGTGCGCGAAGATCTCACTCCGCAGAAAGTGCTGACGCGCGAGGCGTTTGAGAATGCCATTGTCGTGAACTCCGCCATCGGCGGCAGCACGAATTGCCCGCCACACCTTGTCGCAATCGCCCGCCACATGGGTGTGGAGCTCGATACCACCGACTGGCAAAAGGTGGGCTATGATGTGCCTCTGCTGGTGAACTGCATGCCTGCGGGCAAGTGGCTCGGAGAAGCCTTCCACCGCGCAGGCGGTGTGCCTGCAGTACTCGGCGAGCTCATCCGCGCAGGCCGCATCCACGAGGGTGCCATCACGGTGAACGGCAAGAGCATCGGTGAGAACTGTTCGAAGGTGGAAGTCGTGAATACCGATGTCATCCGCCCCTACGCCACCCCGTTGCGTGAGAAGGCAGGCTTTCTGGTGCTGAGTGGCAATCTCTTCGACTGTGCCCTCATCAAGACCAGCGTCATTGGCGAGGATTTCCGGCGTCGCTATCTCTCCAAGCCCGGCAGTGAGAATCGCTTCGAAGGCCGCGCGATTGTATTCGAAGGCACGGAGGACTATCACGAGCGCATCAATGACCCGGCACTCGATATCGATGAGAACTGCTTTCTCGTCGTGCGTGGCAGCGGCAGCATCGGCTATCCCGGCGCTCCTGAAGTGGTGAACATGACGCCCCCCGACTACCTCGTGAAGCGCGGTATCACCGAGCTGCCTTGCGTCGGCGATGGACGCCAGAGCGGCACCAGTGCCAGCCCCAGCGTGCTCAATGCGTCGCCAGAATCCGCGATCGGTGGTGGGCTTGCTTTGCTACAGACGGGCGACCGTATGGTGATTGACCTGAACACGTGCCGCTGCGATGCGCTGGTGCCCGAGGAGGAATGGAACGCCCGCCGCGCCGCCTGGAAGCCGCCTGTGCTGGAGAACCAGACCCCCTGGCAGGAAATCCACCGCAAATGCAGCGGCCAGCTCAGCACCGGCATGTGTCTGGATTTTGCGACGTGCTACCGGAATGTGGGCGCGGCGGTGCCGAGGGACAATCATTGA
- a CDS encoding SDR family oxidoreductase gives MNNLDLTNQTAVITGGARGIGYAIAQRLLQSGASVSLWDVDDAALQSAKAKLTSLGDVHTAKVDVTSESSTQAAADATAAHFGYISVVVNNAGIAGTNAKTWELDVTDWRRVVDIDLTGVFLVCRATIPYLLKNGYGRVVNIASVAGKEGNPNAAHYSAAKAGVIGLTKSLGKELATSNICVNCVTPAVIETDILKQLTQQHIDYMRSKIPMNRFGKVEEAASLVGWLCSADCSFSTGAVFDLTGGRATY, from the coding sequence ATGAACAATCTCGACCTTACCAATCAAACTGCCGTCATCACCGGAGGCGCCCGTGGCATCGGGTACGCCATTGCCCAGCGACTGCTCCAGTCCGGAGCCTCTGTCTCTCTGTGGGACGTGGATGATGCTGCGCTGCAAAGCGCGAAGGCCAAGCTCACCTCCCTGGGTGATGTGCATACGGCGAAGGTCGATGTCACCTCGGAGAGTTCCACTCAAGCGGCGGCGGACGCCACGGCAGCGCATTTTGGTTACATCTCGGTCGTCGTGAACAACGCTGGTATCGCGGGAACCAATGCCAAGACGTGGGAACTGGATGTCACGGACTGGCGGCGCGTCGTAGATATCGACCTCACCGGCGTCTTCCTTGTGTGCCGCGCCACCATTCCGTATCTTCTGAAGAATGGATATGGCCGGGTGGTGAACATCGCCAGCGTTGCCGGCAAGGAAGGCAATCCCAATGCGGCGCACTACAGTGCTGCGAAGGCAGGTGTGATTGGCCTGACCAAGTCGCTCGGCAAGGAGTTGGCGACCTCCAACATCTGTGTGAACTGCGTGACGCCGGCGGTGATTGAGACGGATATCCTCAAGCAGCTGACCCAGCAGCACATCGACTACATGCGCTCGAAGATTCCGATGAACCGCTTCGGGAAGGTGGAAGAGGCAGCGTCGCTCGTGGGCTGGCTGTGCTCGGCGGACTGCTCGTTTAGTACTGGAGCGGTGTTTGATTTGACTGGGGGCCGTGCCACATACTGA
- a CDS encoding four helix bundle protein, which produces MKSFRELLVWQKGIEVVTSVYAATGQFPKAETYGLTDQARRAAVSIPANIAEGYGRQSTQDYIRFLLIARGSLYELQTHMEIARRLGYLTDLDNADSVDARILEVERMLSSLIAKLKSKPRS; this is translated from the coding sequence ATGAAGAGCTTCCGTGAGCTATTGGTGTGGCAGAAAGGAATCGAGGTCGTGACGTCCGTCTACGCCGCGACTGGTCAGTTTCCAAAGGCTGAAACTTATGGGCTTACAGACCAAGCTCGGCGAGCGGCAGTTTCCATTCCGGCGAACATTGCCGAGGGGTACGGGAGACAATCCACACAAGACTACATTCGATTCCTCCTAATCGCTCGCGGTTCGCTTTACGAACTTCAGACCCATATGGAGATAGCAAGACGGCTTGGCTATCTTACGGACCTCGACAACGCCGATTCGGTCGACGCCCGCATCCTTGAGGTGGAACGAATGCTCTCGTCCCTGATTGCCAAGCTGAAATCCAAGCCACGCTCATAG
- a CDS encoding SDR family NAD(P)-dependent oxidoreductase: MFSLSGKTAIITGAGSGIGKAIAVAFAKQGAHVEVLDLNESTAAEVVSEIKSTGGSAAASACDVADASSVEAAFEAAWKRQQHLDILVNNAGIAHVGNVLNTSEADLDRIYNVNVKGVAHCLKAGVQRMLTSGGGVVLNLCSIAALMGIGDRFAYSMSKGAVLAMTYNVAQDYMKQNIRCNALCPGRIHTPFVDGFIKKNYPDRVDEMFEKLSKTQPIGRMGTPEEVAAAAVFLCSDEASFITGVAYPVDGGTLYLR, translated from the coding sequence ATGTTCTCCCTTTCTGGCAAGACAGCAATCATCACGGGTGCAGGCAGCGGCATTGGCAAGGCCATCGCGGTGGCCTTTGCAAAACAGGGTGCGCATGTGGAGGTGCTGGATCTCAATGAATCCACAGCTGCTGAAGTGGTCTCTGAAATCAAGAGCACCGGAGGCAGCGCCGCCGCCAGTGCCTGTGATGTGGCAGACGCTTCATCCGTGGAGGCCGCGTTCGAAGCCGCCTGGAAACGCCAGCAGCACCTCGATATCCTCGTCAACAACGCTGGCATCGCCCACGTGGGGAATGTACTCAACACCTCCGAGGCCGATCTCGATCGCATCTACAACGTGAATGTGAAGGGCGTGGCGCACTGCCTGAAAGCCGGAGTGCAGCGCATGCTGACCAGCGGAGGCGGCGTGGTGCTGAACCTCTGTTCCATCGCCGCGCTCATGGGCATCGGCGATCGCTTTGCCTACAGCATGAGCAAGGGCGCCGTCCTCGCCATGACCTACAATGTGGCGCAGGATTACATGAAGCAGAACATCCGCTGCAACGCCCTCTGCCCCGGCCGCATCCACACACCATTTGTGGATGGGTTCATCAAGAAGAACTATCCGGATCGAGTCGACGAGATGTTCGAAAAACTCTCCAAGACCCAGCCCATCGGTCGCATGGGGACACCAGAGGAGGTTGCTGCTGCGGCTGTGTTTCTATGTAGTGACGAGGCAAGCTTTATCACCGGCGTGGCTTATCCGGTGGATGGGGGCACGTTGTACCTTCGGTAG